One genomic region from Dehalobacter restrictus DSM 9455 encodes:
- a CDS encoding Mur ligase family protein has product MKIRFYLALWTGKIVLILMRLLGKKGTTFPGFIALKICPNIIGLLASSFPEGAVIITGTNGKTTTNNLLASILKTAGKKIAFNREGANMLTGITGALLQNTTFAGMPQASVLLLEVDEATLPGLCRQLTPRLAVITNFFRDQLDRYGELDTTIKLVKKSLPAATELVLNADDPLVAQIGTGRKGVFYFGVSTLPTSSADSTETREGRYCSHCGQELSYTLFHYGQLGYYRCPGCGFSRPDPYIEAKEVKVESREISFRIDDDHDDRVYQVPLQGYYNLYNALAAFCAADRLQISREDIGAGLNRYVSDAGRMEQFSLPGCEATLTLVKNPTGFNQVIHTIAELPRSVRLLIAINDLAADGRDISWLWDVDFEILTSRQDDVKQIICSGLRAEDMALRLKYAGIKEDRITMEHSLEKAVEMLEQPSANTVSAVEAAASIADGEAVFILPTYTALFPMRDILVRRKTGEKQRKVVNI; this is encoded by the coding sequence ATGAAAATCCGTTTCTACCTGGCGCTTTGGACAGGAAAAATCGTATTGATATTGATGCGGCTTTTGGGGAAGAAAGGCACAACCTTCCCTGGATTTATTGCGCTTAAGATTTGCCCCAATATTATTGGCCTCTTGGCTTCCAGCTTTCCGGAAGGCGCAGTGATTATTACGGGAACCAACGGCAAAACGACAACGAACAACCTACTCGCTTCCATCCTGAAGACAGCCGGAAAAAAGATTGCTTTTAACCGGGAAGGGGCCAATATGCTTACGGGAATTACAGGAGCATTGCTGCAGAATACTACATTTGCCGGCATGCCGCAAGCTTCTGTCCTGCTACTAGAAGTGGATGAGGCTACACTGCCGGGGCTATGCAGGCAGCTGACTCCACGGCTTGCTGTGATTACGAATTTCTTTCGGGATCAGTTGGATAGGTATGGCGAATTGGATACGACGATCAAGCTGGTAAAAAAGTCGCTGCCTGCCGCAACAGAACTGGTGCTGAATGCGGATGATCCGCTAGTTGCTCAGATCGGAACCGGCCGGAAAGGTGTATTTTACTTTGGGGTAAGCACACTGCCCACAAGCTCTGCCGACAGCACGGAAACGCGGGAAGGACGATACTGTTCGCACTGTGGTCAGGAATTGTCTTACACGCTGTTTCATTACGGTCAGTTAGGGTACTATAGGTGCCCTGGCTGCGGTTTCAGCCGGCCTGATCCTTATATTGAAGCGAAAGAAGTCAAAGTGGAAAGCAGGGAGATCTCGTTCAGGATAGATGATGACCATGACGACCGCGTCTATCAGGTACCTTTGCAAGGGTATTATAATCTGTATAACGCGCTGGCAGCTTTCTGTGCTGCGGACCGTCTGCAGATATCCAGAGAGGATATTGGTGCCGGACTGAACCGGTATGTTTCCGATGCCGGGCGAATGGAACAGTTTTCGCTTCCCGGATGTGAGGCAACGTTGACCCTGGTGAAAAATCCAACAGGTTTTAATCAGGTCATCCATACCATTGCAGAACTGCCTCGGTCTGTCCGCTTGCTGATTGCGATTAACGATCTAGCGGCCGATGGCCGGGATATATCTTGGTTATGGGATGTCGACTTTGAAATTTTGACTTCGCGTCAGGATGACGTGAAACAAATCATATGCTCCGGTTTAAGAGCTGAGGACATGGCTTTGCGGCTGAAGTATGCCGGAATTAAGGAAGACAGAATTACAATGGAACATTCTCTGGAAAAAGCGGTGGAGATGCTGGAACAGCCAAGCGCCAACACGGTGTCAGCGGTTGAGGCGGCTGCAAGCATAGCAGATGGAGAAGCCGTATTTATTTTGCCAACCTACACTGCCCTTTTCCCGATGCGGGATATTCTGGTGAGAAGAAAAACCGGAGAAAAACAGCGTAAGGTGGTAAATATATGA
- a CDS encoding MOSC domain-containing protein — MPKIIAVNISETTGVPKQEIEKGYFKVDHGLVGDAHAANWHRQVSLLGTESVEKLRQAGLTGLDNGRFAENLTTEGIILYELPIGTKLKIGETLMEVTQIGKQCHNSGCAIKRLAGDCVMPREGIFTKVLSPGWIKPGDSIEIVEQ, encoded by the coding sequence ATGCCGAAAATAATTGCTGTCAATATTAGTGAAACAACAGGGGTTCCGAAGCAAGAAATTGAAAAAGGCTATTTTAAAGTGGATCATGGTTTAGTAGGGGATGCGCATGCTGCCAACTGGCACAGACAGGTCAGCTTGCTTGGGACAGAAAGTGTTGAAAAATTAAGACAGGCCGGACTCACCGGGCTGGATAACGGTAGATTTGCGGAAAACCTCACGACCGAAGGCATTATTCTGTATGAGCTTCCCATTGGTACAAAGCTTAAAATCGGTGAGACGCTGATGGAAGTGACCCAGATAGGCAAACAATGCCATAACAGCGGATGCGCCATCAAACGGCTTGCCGGGGACTGCGTGATGCCGCGTGAAGGAATTTTTACCAAAGTCTTGTCGCCGGGATGGATTAAACCAGGGGACAGCATTGAGATCGTGGAACAGTAA
- the mobB gene encoding molybdopterin-guanine dinucleotide biosynthesis protein B translates to MNDVPVICFVAAKSGTGKTTFLEKLIREMTECGFRVGVIKSDAHRFDIDKPGKDSWRFAEAGARSTAIIGPDQYAVIQKTEMKKDIEDVIAMIEGVDIILVEGFKMSQRPRFEVVRREVGTDIVSPLENLIGVITDINDLAVPVPVIDINDYQAVADLIVEKYLS, encoded by the coding sequence GTGAATGATGTTCCAGTCATATGTTTCGTTGCCGCGAAATCAGGCACCGGAAAGACAACTTTCTTGGAAAAACTAATCAGGGAAATGACGGAATGCGGTTTTAGGGTCGGCGTGATCAAGAGCGACGCCCACCGTTTCGATATTGATAAACCAGGTAAAGACAGCTGGCGATTTGCTGAGGCCGGTGCAAGATCTACGGCGATTATCGGGCCCGACCAATATGCTGTCATTCAGAAAACCGAGATGAAGAAAGATATTGAAGATGTGATTGCAATGATTGAAGGCGTCGATATCATCCTGGTCGAAGGGTTCAAAATGTCCCAAAGACCACGGTTTGAAGTTGTACGAAGAGAAGTAGGTACCGATATTGTTTCACCTTTGGAGAATTTAATTGGCGTTATCACTGATATCAATGATCTTGCAGTTCCGGTTCCGGTGATCGATATCAACGATTATCAAGCTGTAGCGGATCTTATCGTTGAGAAATATTTGTCTTAA
- a CDS encoding MOSC domain-containing protein, giving the protein MVGKVLSINISDVRGIVKTSIPEVNVLENWGLEGDAHAGDWERQVSIFPEEALIKVPEHKREEVMTAGYTENFTISGIELDDLMAGTTVKIGESEIYIVKVGKEHKEYGRPYIVSREGRFGKAVKGGKVKVGDEVTVIKKES; this is encoded by the coding sequence ATGGTTGGAAAAGTATTGTCCATCAATATCAGTGATGTACGTGGAATTGTGAAAACAAGCATACCCGAAGTCAATGTACTTGAAAACTGGGGACTGGAAGGAGATGCCCACGCCGGGGACTGGGAACGCCAGGTCAGCATATTCCCGGAAGAAGCACTGATCAAGGTTCCTGAGCATAAAAGAGAAGAAGTCATGACAGCAGGTTATACCGAGAACTTTACAATTTCCGGGATCGAACTTGATGACCTTATGGCTGGAACGACCGTCAAAATTGGCGAATCTGAAATTTATATCGTCAAGGTCGGCAAGGAGCATAAAGAGTACGGACGTCCATACATTGTCAGCAGAGAAGGCCGCTTCGGCAAAGCAGTCAAGGGTGGAAAAGTGAAAGTCGGCGATGAAGTCACCGTGATAAAAAAGGAATCTTAA
- a CDS encoding MogA/MoaB family molybdenum cofactor biosynthesis protein, with protein sequence MITVGVITASDKGSRGEREDLSGQVIKNMVEELGWEVKILEIVPDEQKIIEAKLIEYADEHKVDVIFTTGGTGFSPRDVTPEATLAVVERLTPGIPEAMRLESLKVTPRAMLSRAAAGIRGKTVIINLPGSPKGVKECLTVVLQSLEHGIEILKGTAGECAQPIK encoded by the coding sequence ATGATCACTGTAGGCGTTATCACAGCGAGTGACAAAGGGTCCAGAGGAGAACGCGAGGACTTAAGCGGACAGGTCATTAAAAATATGGTCGAAGAGCTCGGCTGGGAAGTTAAAATTCTGGAAATTGTTCCGGATGAACAGAAGATCATTGAGGCCAAGTTAATTGAATATGCCGATGAACATAAAGTTGATGTGATATTCACGACCGGAGGAACCGGGTTCTCACCGAGGGATGTGACCCCGGAAGCTACGTTGGCTGTCGTCGAAAGGCTTACTCCGGGAATTCCCGAGGCGATGAGACTAGAGAGTCTGAAGGTCACGCCAAGAGCGATGCTTTCCAGAGCAGCCGCCGGAATCAGAGGCAAAACTGTGATTATCAATTTACCGGGAAGCCCAAAAGGTGTTAAAGAATGTCTGACAGTTGTTCTGCAGTCCCTGGAGCACGGCATAGAAATTTTAAAGGGGACTGCCGGAGAGTGCGCACAGCCAATAAAATAA
- the moaC gene encoding cyclic pyranopterin monophosphate synthase MoaC: MNELTHFNEEGRARMVDVSTKAETTRVAVARGEIRMKPETLTLVKEGLMAKGDVLAVSQVAGIMGAKKTSDIIPMCHPLLLSGIDVSFKINDQESKIEIQVTVNNSGQTGVEMEALTGVSVAALTIYDMCKAAEKDMVIGDICLVSKSGGKSGNYIRADKTK, translated from the coding sequence ATGAATGAACTGACACATTTCAATGAAGAGGGACGGGCCAGAATGGTTGACGTAAGCACGAAGGCTGAAACCACTCGCGTGGCGGTAGCACGCGGCGAGATCCGGATGAAGCCTGAAACCCTGACGCTAGTCAAGGAGGGACTCATGGCTAAAGGGGATGTGCTGGCGGTGTCGCAGGTTGCAGGTATCATGGGTGCCAAAAAAACTTCTGATATTATTCCGATGTGCCACCCGTTGCTGTTGTCGGGAATAGATGTTTCTTTTAAAATCAACGACCAGGAAAGCAAGATTGAAATTCAGGTAACAGTTAATAACTCCGGCCAGACCGGCGTCGAAATGGAAGCACTTACGGGAGTTTCTGTCGCAGCGCTTACCATCTATGACATGTGCAAGGCTGCAGAAAAGGATATGGTGATCGGGGATATCTGTCTGGTCAGTAAATCCGGCGGCAAAAGCGGCAATTATATCCGAGCGGATAAAACAAAATAA
- the moaA gene encoding GTP 3',8-cyclase MoaA: MIDAYGRDINYLRISVTDLCNLKCTYCMPEKGIEKKERCDILSLETMEKIAETAVKLGITKIRLTGGEPLVRRGILDLVQNIALLKNKGLKELGLTTNGLLLEKYADDLKKAGLTRVNISIDSMDPAKYKEITRCGNVQDVLEGVRAAKEAKLFPLKINVVLIGGFNDNEIEDFVAMTMDDDIEVRFIELMPIGEAGAWGREHFLSNEEILKRVPTLIPMPFKGHGSVARLYKLPNSKGKVGLISSLSSHFCNYCNRIRITPDGKLKPCLHSNIEIDIRNYGENGLEKFLMDGIMAKPTRHCIQNSDFEPVIRNMHEIGG, translated from the coding sequence ATGATCGATGCATATGGCAGGGATATCAATTATTTAAGAATATCTGTAACGGATTTATGCAATTTAAAATGTACGTACTGTATGCCGGAAAAAGGTATTGAGAAAAAAGAACGCTGCGATATCTTAAGCCTGGAAACTATGGAGAAAATTGCTGAGACAGCCGTTAAACTCGGGATCACCAAGATCAGGCTCACTGGCGGAGAGCCGTTGGTAAGGAGAGGGATCCTGGATCTGGTCCAAAATATTGCCTTGCTGAAAAACAAAGGACTTAAGGAACTGGGACTCACGACCAACGGGCTGCTTCTGGAAAAATATGCGGATGACCTGAAAAAAGCTGGGCTGACGCGGGTAAATATTAGTATTGACAGCATGGATCCGGCCAAATATAAGGAAATTACCCGCTGCGGTAATGTTCAGGATGTTCTGGAAGGGGTCAGGGCGGCAAAAGAAGCAAAACTATTCCCATTAAAGATTAATGTCGTTCTTATTGGCGGATTCAACGACAATGAAATCGAAGATTTTGTCGCGATGACGATGGATGATGATATCGAAGTTCGTTTTATTGAGCTTATGCCGATTGGGGAAGCTGGAGCATGGGGCCGGGAGCATTTCTTGTCCAACGAAGAAATACTAAAAAGAGTACCGACGTTGATCCCGATGCCATTTAAAGGACATGGCAGCGTAGCACGTCTCTACAAACTTCCGAATAGCAAAGGCAAGGTTGGTCTGATCAGCTCGTTAAGCAGTCATTTCTGTAATTACTGTAACCGGATCAGGATTACGCCCGACGGCAAACTGAAACCATGTCTTCATTCCAATATCGAGATCGATATCCGAAATTATGGTGAAAACGGACTTGAGAAGTTTCTGATGGATGGAATCATGGCAAAACCTACCCGGCATTGTATCCAGAACAGTGACTTTGAGCCGGTAATAAGAAATATGCATGAAATAGGCGGGTGA
- a CDS encoding molybdopterin-binding protein: MKKIAVQDAVGMTICHDITKVIPGEFKGPAFKRNYVIKQEDIEELLSLGKEHIYVWEENADEIHEDDAAIRMAQAVMGQNISFSEPQEGKTTLISTQKGLLRIKSSLLHEINSIEHVTIPSLPNNFKVEVNQKVAATRIIPLVTKEENIRKVEELCTLYGPVFHVEPYIKLRVGIVITGSEVYKGRIKDKFGPVIRKKLEYFGAEIIGLEYCPDELELIQAKITGYMEQKADMIIMTGGMSVDPDDLTPGAIRSTGADVVTYGVPVQPGNMFMLAYLNGIPILGVPGAAAYYKTTVLDAVLPKIFAGETLNKNDFIRMGEGGLCLNCQMCQYPSCYFCR, encoded by the coding sequence GTGAAAAAAATAGCAGTCCAGGATGCAGTCGGCATGACCATTTGCCACGATATAACGAAAGTGATTCCTGGGGAATTTAAAGGCCCCGCTTTTAAAAGAAATTATGTGATCAAGCAGGAAGATATCGAGGAACTGTTGAGTCTTGGTAAAGAGCACATCTACGTCTGGGAAGAAAATGCCGATGAAATCCATGAAGACGATGCGGCGATCAGAATGGCACAAGCTGTCATGGGTCAGAACATCAGTTTTTCGGAACCTCAGGAAGGTAAAACTACGTTGATTTCGACTCAAAAAGGTTTGCTGAGGATCAAAAGCTCATTGCTGCACGAAATCAATTCGATCGAACATGTTACGATACCGTCCTTACCGAATAATTTCAAGGTTGAAGTTAATCAGAAAGTTGCAGCAACCAGGATTATACCGCTTGTTACCAAAGAAGAAAATATTCGCAAAGTAGAAGAATTATGCACCCTTTATGGTCCGGTATTTCATGTTGAGCCGTATATAAAGCTCAGGGTTGGGATTGTAATTACCGGAAGTGAAGTGTATAAGGGAAGGATCAAAGATAAATTTGGGCCTGTGATCAGGAAGAAACTTGAGTATTTTGGCGCGGAAATCATCGGTCTGGAATATTGCCCTGATGAATTGGAATTGATTCAAGCGAAGATCACAGGTTATATGGAGCAAAAAGCCGACATGATTATTATGACCGGGGGGATGTCCGTAGATCCCGATGATCTTACTCCTGGGGCGATCAGGAGTACCGGTGCAGATGTTGTAACATATGGTGTTCCTGTTCAGCCCGGCAATATGTTTATGCTGGCTTATTTGAATGGGATACCTATCTTAGGCGTACCTGGAGCGGCCGCCTATTACAAGACCACTGTCCTGGATGCGGTACTCCCGAAGATCTTTGCTGGAGAGACACTGAACAAAAATGATTTTATCCGCATGGGGGAAGGCGGTTTATGTTTGAACTGTCAGATGTGTCAATATCCAAGCTGCTATTTCTGCAGATAA
- a CDS encoding molybdopterin molybdotransferase MoeA, with amino-acid sequence MQKNISLEEAQSLIFDYCPLTEKENNHLADTLDRILAEDIVARENIPPFSRSPYDGFVFRAEDTAGASEANPVTFEVIEEVPAGYTAQNAVSKGQAIKILTGAPIPEGADAVVKFEEVEVQGSKISVSKAFMHGEDIVPAGEDIAVGDLIAAEGTVVTAPLMGLMASLGIAEVLVYKRPKIAIISTGDELRDVTEPLAPGKIRNSNSYTLQGYLRSLGVEPVVMGICKDKKEDVAVLVEEAWKQADLVLTTGGVSVGDYDVIRHAADYLGAETLFWKIEIKPGSPCLAAVKDGKMLIGLSGNPAAAMVTFQLMTVPYIKKMTGRKDYCYRKIEVTLKKDFRKPSPRRRFLRGRMLYENSMVIMESTGEQGNGVLRSMLGCDILAEIPEKSGPVKAGEKLTAYIIE; translated from the coding sequence ATGCAAAAAAATATTTCGTTGGAAGAAGCCCAAAGTTTGATATTTGATTATTGTCCTTTGACCGAAAAGGAGAATAATCATTTAGCGGATACCCTCGACAGGATACTGGCAGAGGATATTGTTGCCAGGGAAAACATTCCGCCGTTTTCGCGTTCACCTTATGACGGTTTTGTTTTCAGGGCCGAAGATACTGCGGGAGCCAGCGAAGCTAATCCGGTCACCTTTGAGGTGATTGAAGAAGTGCCGGCAGGTTATACGGCCCAAAACGCTGTCAGCAAGGGTCAGGCAATTAAAATTTTGACAGGAGCTCCGATCCCTGAAGGCGCGGATGCAGTTGTCAAATTTGAAGAGGTAGAAGTTCAGGGTAGCAAGATATCTGTTTCAAAGGCCTTCATGCACGGTGAAGATATCGTGCCTGCGGGTGAAGATATTGCCGTAGGTGATCTGATAGCGGCTGAGGGAACCGTTGTTACGGCACCGCTGATGGGGCTGATGGCCTCCCTCGGTATTGCGGAAGTACTGGTTTATAAACGTCCAAAAATTGCGATTATCTCTACCGGAGACGAACTGCGTGATGTAACGGAGCCTCTAGCTCCTGGTAAAATCCGAAACAGCAACAGCTATACACTCCAAGGCTATCTCCGTTCACTTGGTGTAGAGCCTGTCGTGATGGGGATATGCAAAGACAAGAAAGAAGATGTTGCGGTCCTGGTCGAAGAGGCTTGGAAGCAGGCCGACTTGGTACTGACGACCGGAGGCGTATCGGTGGGAGACTATGACGTGATCCGGCATGCAGCCGATTATCTTGGTGCCGAAACACTTTTCTGGAAAATTGAGATTAAACCGGGCTCACCGTGTCTGGCCGCAGTGAAGGACGGGAAGATGCTGATCGGCCTGTCAGGCAATCCGGCCGCAGCAATGGTAACTTTTCAGCTGATGACTGTCCCCTACATTAAAAAAATGACCGGCAGAAAGGATTATTGTTATCGAAAGATCGAAGTGACCCTGAAGAAAGATTTCCGAAAACCAAGTCCTCGCCGAAGATTTTTACGCGGCAGAATGCTTTACGAGAATAGCATGGTCATCATGGAATCGACCGGAGAACAAGGCAATGGTGTACTGCGCTCCATGCTCGGCTGTGATATCCTGGCGGAAATTCCGGAAAAGAGCGGACCAGTCAAAGCCGGTGAAAAATTAACCGCTTATATCATTGAATAG
- a CDS encoding redox-sensing transcriptional repressor Rex: MDEKKLSSQVVKRLPRYYRYLSTLLQLGISRISSKDLGNRMGLTSSQVRQDFFCFGGNGLQGYGYDVGFLHQEIHKLLGLQHSHTMIIIGAGSLGHALAKHANFEKSGFKLAGIFDVKPELIGEKIRNVEVQPVDDLPDFLSKNPVDIAVLTVPENCAGEVARLVADLGVKALWNFSPVELMMPEDIIVENTHMIDCLMVLGYNLQEKSLREESLKEKP, encoded by the coding sequence ATGGACGAAAAGAAACTATCCAGTCAGGTTGTAAAACGTTTGCCCAGATATTACCGGTATCTTTCAACACTGCTGCAATTGGGAATCAGCAGGATTTCCTCTAAAGATTTGGGCAACCGAATGGGTCTGACCTCTTCTCAGGTAAGACAGGACTTTTTCTGTTTTGGCGGCAACGGCTTACAGGGATATGGTTATGATGTCGGTTTTCTGCATCAGGAAATACACAAACTGCTTGGACTGCAGCATTCTCATACCATGATCATTATAGGGGCCGGAAGTTTGGGCCATGCTTTGGCCAAACACGCGAATTTTGAAAAAAGCGGGTTTAAACTTGCCGGGATCTTTGATGTCAAGCCTGAACTGATCGGCGAAAAAATTCGAAACGTTGAGGTCCAGCCCGTGGATGACCTGCCAGATTTTCTGAGCAAAAACCCTGTGGATATTGCGGTTTTGACCGTGCCGGAAAATTGCGCCGGTGAGGTCGCCAGGTTGGTTGCTGATTTAGGCGTTAAAGCTTTATGGAATTTCTCTCCGGTCGAACTGATGATGCCGGAAGATATCATTGTGGAAAATACCCATATGATTGACTGTCTGATGGTGCTCGGATACAACCTTCAGGAAAAGTCGCTGAGGGAAGAGTCTCTGAAAGAAAAACCATAA
- a CDS encoding complex I 24 kDa subunit family protein — protein sequence MTAIKEVVNRFGKKEALLLQVILAVQDADPQNHLSEEAVNEISREMNISRSRVYSTASFYSEISLKPRGIHIIRICTNAPCENANKASILAAIKQELGIKIGQTTADGFFSLESVNCLGACYMSPAIKIDDAVYGDLTPEAAVAIIRNLRKEYQDEQNA from the coding sequence ATGACGGCAATCAAAGAAGTTGTCAACCGGTTTGGGAAAAAAGAAGCCTTGTTGCTTCAAGTAATTTTAGCCGTTCAGGATGCCGACCCTCAGAATCATCTGAGTGAAGAAGCCGTAAATGAAATTTCCCGGGAAATGAATATCTCCCGAAGCAGAGTTTATTCTACGGCATCTTTCTATAGTGAGATCTCCCTGAAACCACGGGGCATACACATTATCCGGATATGTACGAACGCGCCCTGTGAAAATGCCAACAAAGCTTCCATCCTCGCTGCAATTAAACAGGAACTCGGTATTAAGATCGGACAGACAACAGCAGACGGGTTTTTTTCTCTGGAAAGCGTCAATTGCCTTGGTGCCTGCTATATGTCTCCGGCCATCAAAATTGATGATGCGGTCTATGGTGACCTGACTCCGGAAGCTGCGGTCGCCATTATCCGTAATTTAAGAAAGGAATATCAGGATGAACAAAATGCTTGA
- a CDS encoding complex I 51 kDa subunit family protein produces the protein MNKMLDDDQIFNISPGRHVDLDHHCQNGGYSALAKALAQGPETSLKEISNAGLRGRGGAAFPTAEKIKMLRANTEKLRYIICNADEGEPGTFKDRFIMTHIPFQLLEGITIAAFMAGASEGYIYVRHEYPEAQKILRESIEEAERRGFLGDNILGSGFSLSLKLFSGAGSYLCGEETALISSIEGKKGRPRLKPPYPTQAGLWQKPTLINNVETLANIPKIIEKSASWYRSFGTPDSPGTKLISLSGDVQNRGLFEVPFGMTFAQIINEYGGGAKTGKAIKAVNIGGASGVLIPPEMLFTPLEYLACAKTGITIGSGAIFVLDDTRSILSNVQNRLRFFLHESCGKCTPCREGLRQANLILDRLLAGEAVRQDVSTLERYTRAIQEASFCGLGQAAGNSLRSSLAYYRDEYLASCRDNKPSFIEEETA, from the coding sequence ATGAACAAAATGCTTGATGACGATCAGATTTTTAATATTTCTCCGGGCAGGCATGTCGACTTGGACCATCATTGTCAAAACGGTGGATATTCCGCGTTAGCCAAAGCCCTGGCCCAGGGTCCTGAAACTTCCCTGAAAGAAATATCGAATGCCGGACTGCGCGGCAGGGGCGGAGCTGCTTTCCCTACTGCTGAAAAAATAAAAATGCTTCGAGCCAACACGGAAAAACTGCGTTATATCATTTGCAATGCCGACGAAGGTGAACCAGGCACCTTTAAGGACCGGTTCATTATGACCCATATCCCTTTCCAACTGTTGGAAGGCATCACCATCGCGGCGTTTATGGCCGGAGCTTCCGAAGGCTATATCTACGTGCGGCACGAGTATCCTGAAGCACAGAAAATCCTGCGCGAAAGCATCGAAGAAGCCGAGCGCCGCGGGTTCCTTGGAGACAATATTCTTGGCAGCGGTTTCAGCTTGTCTTTAAAACTATTTTCCGGTGCCGGAAGCTATCTTTGCGGTGAGGAAACCGCGTTAATTTCCTCCATCGAGGGCAAAAAAGGCCGTCCGCGTCTGAAACCCCCTTACCCGACCCAAGCCGGTCTCTGGCAAAAACCCACGTTGATCAACAATGTTGAAACGCTTGCCAATATCCCCAAAATCATTGAAAAAAGTGCATCTTGGTACCGTTCTTTTGGTACACCGGACAGTCCCGGAACCAAGTTGATTTCGCTTTCCGGCGATGTCCAAAACCGTGGTTTATTTGAAGTACCATTCGGAATGACCTTCGCTCAAATTATCAACGAATATGGCGGCGGAGCAAAGACCGGGAAAGCCATAAAAGCGGTAAACATTGGCGGCGCTTCCGGCGTTCTGATACCGCCGGAAATGCTTTTTACCCCGCTGGAATATCTGGCCTGTGCCAAAACCGGGATTACGATCGGATCAGGGGCTATCTTTGTTTTGGACGACACCCGTTCGATCTTGTCAAACGTTCAAAACCGTCTGCGCTTCTTTCTGCATGAAAGCTGCGGCAAATGCACGCCCTGCCGGGAAGGTCTGCGTCAGGCCAATCTGATCCTTGACAGGCTGCTCGCCGGAGAAGCCGTGCGTCAGGATGTTAGCACGCTGGAGCGTTATACCCGGGCGATTCAGGAAGCTTCCTTCTGCGGTCTCGGCCAAGCAGCCGGCAACAGCCTTCGTTCCTCCCTGGCCTATTACCGGGATGAATATCTTGCTTCCTGCCGTGATAACAAACCATCATTCATTGAGGAGGAGACCGCCTGA